In the Leptospiraceae bacterium genome, one interval contains:
- a CDS encoding TetR/AcrR family transcriptional regulator yields the protein MLKAKRRTRNSLSRKEILDVSLDIIQKEGIQSLNMRSIAKNLKCSVASPYNHFRSQEEIIQALIQEGEEKLAQDLMLAKLNNQTVYTQLREIAHTYRNFATANIELHKLMFTTLNKRKGNTSKKIITTVPKSYRIFLDTLRSGFKNGSIPLPRKEFHGIVRTMWSWIYGLIILELTGLLNSKDNSENPIEEGISVFSQALKIEKK from the coding sequence TTGCTGAAAGCTAAACGTAGAACAAGAAATAGTTTAAGCCGAAAAGAAATCCTGGATGTTTCTTTAGATATAATTCAAAAGGAAGGGATTCAATCATTAAACATGAGAAGTATTGCTAAAAATTTGAAATGCAGTGTAGCAAGCCCTTACAATCATTTTCGGAGCCAAGAAGAAATTATTCAGGCACTCATTCAAGAAGGTGAAGAAAAACTTGCACAGGATTTAATGTTAGCAAAACTAAATAATCAAACAGTATATACTCAATTAAGGGAGATTGCACATACATATAGAAATTTTGCTACCGCAAACATTGAATTACACAAGTTAATGTTTACTACTTTAAATAAAAGAAAAGGAAACACTTCAAAAAAAATTATCACTACAGTTCCAAAGAGCTATAGAATATTTTTAGATACGTTGAGATCGGGATTTAAAAATGGATCCATTCCACTCCCTCGAAAAGAATTTCATGGAATCGTTCGCACTATGTGGAGTTGGATATATGGACTTATTATATTGGAATTGACAGGGCTTTTAAATAGCAAAGACAATAGTGAAAACCCAATCGAAGAAGGGATTTCTGTATTTAGTCAGGCATTGAAAATTGAGAAAAAATAA
- a CDS encoding HRDC domain-containing protein: MQINSNYNFINTKKNLEIFLAGLGSSGTLSIDTESSGYYAYFSKVCLIQITSNGKNYILDPLQGFDLSGLGEVFESKSFLKIFHSASDDIKALKKDFGFSFQNIADTLYSSKLLNMEHNSLNYLVEKYHHVKLSKTEQKSNWEKRPLQENQLTYAVLDTAYLESIWNQICSTLTRNNLIEEANSEFEKIAKEEPKLKEPNPIQWQKFPEIVHYLPIERRNILDILEFREEKAKRLNRAPFRILNNESIAKIVKNKNDKNFVIGIAGNKYGTEILKILHEPKGEPLEKIHASKDIPELSEEEEKNFQLLKMWRMKLMNIRNMDHSIAPSNKNLVLLAKTSPKTIQEIESTGLFSEWKKIRYAPSILAALNNENYDNFIKDLPILPAREK; this comes from the coding sequence ATGCAAATCAATTCTAACTACAATTTCATAAACACTAAAAAGAACCTAGAAATCTTTCTTGCCGGTCTTGGTAGCTCGGGGACTCTTTCGATTGACACAGAATCTTCAGGGTACTATGCATACTTCTCAAAGGTTTGCCTGATTCAAATAACTTCAAACGGAAAGAACTATATTTTAGACCCGCTTCAAGGGTTTGATTTGAGCGGTCTCGGTGAAGTTTTTGAAAGCAAGTCTTTTTTAAAAATATTTCATTCTGCCTCAGATGATATTAAGGCATTGAAAAAAGATTTTGGTTTTTCGTTTCAAAATATCGCAGATACCTTGTATAGCTCGAAGCTACTGAACATGGAACACAATTCATTAAATTATTTAGTAGAGAAATACCACCACGTTAAACTTTCTAAAACCGAGCAAAAGTCTAACTGGGAAAAAAGGCCCTTGCAAGAAAATCAATTGACTTATGCAGTTTTAGATACAGCGTATTTAGAATCTATTTGGAATCAAATATGTTCTACATTGACAAGAAATAATTTAATAGAAGAAGCAAATTCTGAATTTGAAAAGATTGCAAAAGAAGAACCAAAACTAAAAGAACCTAACCCGATTCAATGGCAAAAATTTCCAGAAATTGTTCACTATCTACCAATAGAAAGAAGAAATATTTTAGATATTTTAGAATTTAGAGAAGAGAAAGCCAAGAGATTGAATAGAGCGCCATTTAGGATATTGAATAATGAGTCTATTGCAAAAATTGTAAAGAATAAAAATGATAAGAATTTTGTAATTGGAATTGCAGGTAATAAGTATGGAACAGAAATACTAAAAATTTTGCATGAACCTAAAGGAGAGCCTTTAGAAAAAATACATGCCTCCAAAGATATTCCTGAATTATCAGAGGAGGAAGAAAAAAATTTTCAATTGTTGAAAATGTGGAGAATGAAGCTAATGAATATTCGAAATATGGATCATTCTATTGCCCCGTCCAATAAAAATTTAGTACTCTTAGCCAAAACAAGTCCAAAAACAATCCAAGAAATCGAGTCAACAGGACTATTTTCTGAATGGAAAAAAATACGTTATGCGCCATCTATTCTTGCTGCACTCAATAATGAAAACTACGACAATTTCATAAAAGATTTACCAATTCTTCCTGCAAGAGAAAAGTAA
- a CDS encoding HAD family hydrolase has product MNKFIFLDRDGVINKKIQDGYVTQYEEFIFLHKVREALQILHQNQIQVIVITNQQCIGKKIIGKDDLLKIHKKMVEEIKNFGGEVLDIFYCPHLSSDNCSCRKPKPGMLFEASKKYDIDLNKTYFIGDSISDIQAGKSAGTKTIYLEDKYNLQKSSQSNADQIFKNLYEAVEFILSEKVI; this is encoded by the coding sequence GTGAATAAATTTATATTTTTAGATAGAGATGGAGTAATTAATAAGAAAATACAAGACGGTTACGTTACCCAATACGAAGAATTTATTTTTTTGCATAAAGTAAGGGAAGCATTGCAGATTTTGCATCAAAACCAGATTCAAGTTATTGTAATTACAAATCAACAGTGTATCGGAAAAAAAATTATTGGTAAAGATGATCTATTGAAAATTCACAAAAAAATGGTAGAAGAGATAAAAAATTTTGGTGGAGAAGTCTTAGATATATTTTATTGTCCTCATTTGAGTTCTGATAATTGCTCTTGCAGAAAACCTAAACCGGGGATGCTCTTTGAGGCTTCAAAAAAATATGACATAGACCTTAATAAAACCTACTTCATAGGTGACTCTATTTCTGATATTCAAGCAGGAAAATCAGCCGGTACAAAAACAATCTATCTTGAAGATAAATATAACTTGCAAAAATCGAGTCAATCTAATGCTGATCAAATCTTTAAAAATTTATACGAAGCTGTAGAATTTATTCTATCGGAAAAGGTAATCTAA
- a CDS encoding CoA pyrophosphatase, whose protein sequence is MDSDFLNIQKGLRDVMSSDLIDEDYKLSSVVIPIFKDTNGDLSLILTKRSETLKNHAGQISFPGGMYSESDRSLEETGLREWEEETGEPKEFIKILGKYSEIKTRTGYQIVSYVGVYSGNFQFDLSEEVEYLFTVKFSEFFNLPFYTIEYKPHPPGFIYYFQHDVGLIWGATCEIILQFLKDFLGFQRTPQQVKPNISTPPFFIPTGKKFYSDLKNRDNIYFRDF, encoded by the coding sequence TTGGATTCGGATTTTTTAAATATTCAAAAAGGACTAAGAGACGTAATGAGTTCTGATTTAATAGATGAAGATTATAAATTGTCTTCTGTTGTAATTCCTATCTTTAAAGATACAAATGGTGATTTATCTTTGATCTTGACAAAGAGAAGTGAGACCTTAAAAAATCACGCCGGACAAATTTCTTTTCCAGGAGGAATGTATTCCGAGTCAGACCGAAGTTTGGAAGAAACTGGGCTTAGAGAATGGGAAGAAGAAACAGGCGAGCCAAAAGAGTTTATAAAAATCCTTGGGAAGTATTCTGAAATCAAAACTCGAACAGGGTATCAAATCGTATCTTATGTTGGAGTTTATTCTGGTAACTTTCAATTTGATTTAAGCGAAGAGGTCGAGTATTTATTTACAGTGAAGTTTTCTGAATTTTTTAATCTACCTTTTTATACAATAGAATACAAACCACATCCTCCCGGTTTTATTTATTATTTTCAGCACGATGTCGGGCTAATATGGGGAGCTACCTGTGAAATCATATTGCAGTTTTTGAAAGACTTTCTTGGATTTCAGAGAACACCACAACAAGTAAAACCAAATATATCTACTCCACCTTTTTTTATTCCGACGGGAAAAAAATTTTATTCGGATTTAAAGAATAGAGATAATATTTATTTTCGTGATTTTTAA
- a CDS encoding elongation factor G produces the protein MSTKTISEKMAKTRNIGISAHIDSGKTTLTERILFYTQRIHAIHDVRGKDGVGAKMDNMELERERGITIQSAATYCQWKDFTINIIDTPGHVDFTIEVERSLRVLDGAILVLCGVAGVQSQSITVDRQMRRYSVPRVAFINKLDRTGANPYRVIEQLREKLKHNAVAVQIPIGLESAFEGIVDLVTMKAYYFEGPTGKEIVEKEIPENLKAEAQKKREELLDAVSLFSDELTEALLEGEPTEDQIKAAIREGVISLKLTPVFMGSAYKNKGIQKLLDGVTDYLANPTEVTNKALDLNDNEKEIILESNPDLPLVCLGFKLEDGRYGQLTYVRVYQGKLAKGMTIYNSSNNKKHSVGRLVRMHSDEMEEITSAEAGDIVALFGIDCASGDTFTDGKLKYSMTSMFVPAPVISLTIECKDSKQLPNLAKALNRFTKEDPTFHTEIDKESGQTIIKGMGELHLEVYVERMKREYNVDLVTGAPQVAYRETITQKATFDYTHKKQTGGQGQFSRVAGYLEPIALEEGKNYEFVDKIVGGTIPKEYIGSCDKGFKSCLDRGSLIGFPIIGVRAVINDGSYHDVDSSDMAFQIGARYGFRQGFSKAAPIILEPIMKVEVDGPTEFQGAILGSLNQRRGMILSTSEMDNYCKIEAEVPLGDMFGYSTVLRSSTQGKAEFSMEFAKYAPVPRNVAEELMKKYKVGNLSEE, from the coding sequence ATGAGCACAAAAACTATCAGCGAAAAAATGGCAAAAACTCGTAATATCGGGATTTCTGCACATATTGATTCAGGAAAAACCACTTTAACGGAAAGAATTTTATTTTATACTCAGAGAATTCACGCAATTCACGACGTTCGAGGTAAGGATGGAGTGGGAGCAAAAATGGACAACATGGAATTAGAAAGAGAGCGTGGAATCACAATTCAATCTGCCGCTACCTATTGCCAATGGAAAGATTTTACAATCAACATTATTGATACTCCGGGTCACGTTGACTTTACTATCGAGGTAGAAAGATCTCTACGGGTATTAGATGGCGCAATTTTAGTATTGTGTGGTGTTGCAGGAGTTCAGTCTCAATCCATTACTGTAGATCGTCAAATGAGACGATACAGCGTTCCAAGAGTTGCCTTTATAAACAAATTAGATAGAACTGGTGCAAATCCTTATAGAGTAATTGAACAGCTAAGAGAAAAATTGAAACACAATGCAGTCGCAGTACAAATTCCTATCGGTCTGGAATCTGCCTTTGAGGGAATAGTTGACCTTGTAACAATGAAGGCTTATTATTTTGAAGGACCTACCGGAAAAGAAATTGTTGAGAAAGAAATTCCAGAAAATCTAAAAGCAGAAGCACAGAAGAAAAGAGAAGAATTGCTCGATGCAGTTTCTCTTTTCTCGGATGAATTGACAGAGGCACTTTTAGAAGGAGAGCCTACAGAAGATCAAATCAAAGCTGCAATCAGAGAAGGAGTTATTTCACTAAAACTCACTCCAGTGTTTATGGGATCAGCCTATAAAAATAAAGGAATTCAAAAACTATTAGATGGGGTTACTGATTATTTAGCTAATCCTACAGAGGTGACCAATAAAGCACTTGATTTAAATGATAACGAAAAAGAAATTATTTTAGAGTCAAATCCTGATCTACCTCTTGTATGTCTTGGATTTAAATTAGAAGACGGAAGATACGGCCAATTGACTTACGTTCGTGTCTATCAGGGAAAATTAGCCAAGGGTATGACAATCTACAACTCATCCAACAATAAAAAACACAGTGTTGGAAGACTTGTTCGTATGCACTCAGACGAGATGGAAGAGATTACATCTGCCGAAGCCGGAGATATTGTTGCACTATTTGGTATCGACTGTGCATCAGGAGACACTTTTACAGATGGAAAGCTTAAATATTCCATGACCTCTATGTTTGTGCCTGCTCCTGTAATTTCCCTTACAATAGAATGTAAAGATTCTAAGCAACTTCCAAACCTTGCAAAGGCATTGAATAGGTTTACAAAAGAAGACCCTACGTTCCATACTGAAATAGACAAAGAATCCGGACAGACTATCATTAAAGGAATGGGGGAACTACACCTTGAAGTGTATGTCGAAAGGATGAAAAGAGAGTACAATGTAGATCTCGTTACAGGTGCTCCACAAGTTGCTTACAGAGAAACAATTACTCAAAAAGCAACATTCGACTATACTCATAAAAAGCAAACCGGTGGACAAGGACAATTCTCTCGTGTTGCCGGATATTTAGAACCAATCGCTCTTGAAGAAGGAAAGAACTACGAGTTCGTCGATAAAATCGTTGGCGGAACAATTCCAAAAGAATATATCGGCTCTTGCGATAAAGGTTTCAAAAGTTGTCTTGATCGAGGATCACTAATTGGGTTTCCAATTATCGGAGTGCGTGCAGTTATCAATGATGGCTCTTATCACGATGTGGACTCTTCGGACATGGCGTTCCAAATCGGTGCAAGGTATGGATTTCGACAAGGATTCTCAAAGGCTGCTCCTATCATTTTAGAGCCTATCATGAAAGTAGAAGTGGATGGTCCGACTGAATTTCAAGGTGCAATTCTTGGTAGCTTAAATCAAAGAAGAGGAATGATTCTCTCTACAAGTGAAATGGATAATTACTGTAAAATTGAAGCTGAAGTTCCTCTTGGAGATATGTTCGGCTATTCAACCGTTCTTAGATCCTCTACACAAGGAAAGGCAGAGTTCTCAATGGAGTTTGCAAAATACGCGCCTGTTCCGCGTAACGTTGCAGAAGAGTTGATGAAAAAATATAAAGTAGGAAATTTATCGGAAGAGTAA
- the mltG gene encoding endolytic transglycosylase MltG produces the protein MTKKSKTNFIKIFLILVVILLLSGGVGIFVFDEIKGGAPGHGENKLDLFIGQGDSSTKIIKELSTHGLIKSTVYFQLLLKFTGNTNKIKQGLYEINDGMSSRKILEVIVKGKVKLIHFTIPEGYNNRQIGDLLTEKKIVPSRNAFLIAAAKREILEKYKIPASTTEGYLFPETYSVPYNFPPEKIVEMLLKRFFLNLEKIEKAKNLSPEDLHQKVILASIVEREARRKEERPMMAGVFLKRIREDINLESCATVQYLFDKPKKRLFEKDLERESPYNTYRNKGYPPGPISNPGVPALEAAFNPKDEGYLFFLLKPDGSHYFSKTLKEHLEAKKKYIDILY, from the coding sequence ATGACAAAAAAATCAAAAACTAATTTTATCAAAATCTTTCTTATTTTAGTTGTGATTCTCCTGTTATCGGGAGGAGTTGGTATTTTTGTTTTTGACGAAATCAAAGGTGGTGCACCGGGACACGGTGAGAATAAACTGGATCTATTTATTGGTCAGGGAGATTCTTCTACAAAAATTATAAAAGAGCTAAGCACCCACGGACTGATTAAATCAACAGTGTATTTCCAACTGCTTTTAAAATTCACAGGAAATACAAATAAAATCAAGCAAGGGCTGTACGAAATCAATGACGGAATGAGTTCTAGAAAAATTTTAGAAGTAATTGTAAAAGGGAAGGTTAAGCTGATTCATTTCACTATCCCTGAAGGATACAATAATAGACAAATTGGTGACCTCTTAACCGAAAAAAAAATTGTTCCTTCGCGTAACGCATTTTTGATCGCCGCTGCAAAAAGAGAAATTTTAGAAAAGTATAAGATTCCTGCTAGTACGACAGAAGGTTACTTATTTCCTGAAACCTACTCTGTGCCTTATAATTTTCCTCCAGAAAAAATTGTAGAAATGCTTTTAAAAAGATTTTTCTTGAATCTTGAGAAAATTGAAAAAGCAAAAAATTTATCTCCTGAAGACCTACACCAAAAAGTCATACTCGCCTCAATTGTAGAAAGAGAGGCAAGACGAAAAGAAGAAAGACCTATGATGGCAGGTGTATTCTTAAAAAGAATTCGAGAAGATATAAATTTAGAAAGCTGTGCTACTGTTCAATATCTTTTTGATAAACCCAAGAAACGCCTATTTGAAAAAGATTTAGAAAGAGAGTCCCCTTACAATACTTATAGAAATAAAGGATACCCTCCCGGCCCGATTTCCAATCCGGGAGTCCCTGCACTTGAGGCAGCGTTCAACCCTAAGGATGAGGGCTATTTATTTTTTCTTCTAAAACCGGACGGCTCGCATTATTTTTCTAAAACTCTGAAAGAGCATCTCGAAGCAAAGAAAAAATATATAGATATTTTATACTAA
- a CDS encoding DUF1232 domain-containing protein has protein sequence MEKEINSKPQIEGNKENKKSSRWKKIVAIVILVIAILYDVSPIDFIPDIVPGFGWADDIIVTILAFTNLFRQMRK, from the coding sequence ATGGAGAAAGAAATTAATTCAAAACCTCAAATTGAAGGAAACAAAGAAAATAAAAAATCTTCTCGATGGAAAAAAATTGTAGCGATTGTAATTCTCGTAATTGCTATCCTGTATGACGTTTCCCCGATTGACTTTATACCAGATATTGTTCCCGGATTCGGCTGGGCTGATGATATAATCGTAACAATTTTAGCATTTACAAATTTGTTTCGTCAGATGAGAAAATAA
- a CDS encoding amidophosphoribosyltransferase, with amino-acid sequence MRNQDISYFPVNSIKSLKEDKPKEECAVFGIFNSPEAANFTYLGLYSLQHRGQESSGIVTSDGSHLYRYAGMGLVASVFTESKIKELEGYAAIGHNRYSTTGASFLRNAQPLRVESHLGGVALAHNGNLINSWDIRKNLEKEGSIFQTTIDSEVIVHLMAKSGSKDPLVALSDALNIVQGAYSLLVLTNKYLIAVRDPNGFRPLVMGKRSDGAIVFASETCAFDITDTEYIRDVEPGEMIVVDHLGIKSYFPFSEKSHSLCIFEYIYFARPDSYIFGESVYKIRKSLGVLLAKESPVDADVVIPVPDSAVVAAQGYSEESGIPYRSGLIRSHYVGRTFIEPDQKIRDFGAKVKYNVVKEVVNGKRVIVVDDSIMRGTTSRKIIKMIRQAGAKEIHFRVSAPPTISPCYYGIDIPTHSELIAATHTIEEIQKYLRVDSIAYLSNEMLDKSVATHPSKGFCKACFTGKYPIEFQAIEEGNQKSLFQEYAVEEN; translated from the coding sequence ATGAGAAATCAAGACATTTCGTATTTTCCTGTCAATAGTATAAAATCCCTAAAAGAAGACAAACCAAAAGAAGAGTGTGCAGTTTTTGGAATCTTCAACAGTCCAGAAGCTGCAAATTTTACCTACCTTGGACTATACTCCTTGCAACATAGAGGGCAAGAGTCCTCAGGAATTGTAACATCAGACGGCTCCCATCTCTACAGATACGCCGGGATGGGGCTTGTAGCTTCAGTTTTTACAGAGTCAAAAATAAAAGAATTGGAAGGCTATGCTGCAATAGGGCACAATAGATATTCCACTACAGGTGCGAGTTTTTTGCGAAACGCCCAACCTTTAAGAGTAGAATCACATTTAGGAGGGGTTGCATTAGCCCACAACGGAAATCTCATAAATTCATGGGACATTCGTAAAAATTTAGAAAAAGAAGGAAGTATATTTCAGACTACTATTGATTCTGAGGTGATTGTTCACCTGATGGCAAAATCAGGATCGAAAGATCCGTTAGTTGCACTATCCGATGCCCTAAATATTGTGCAAGGAGCTTACTCCCTTCTTGTGCTTACAAATAAATACCTGATTGCTGTGCGAGATCCAAATGGTTTTCGTCCTCTTGTTATGGGAAAAAGAAGTGATGGAGCTATAGTTTTTGCTTCTGAAACTTGTGCTTTTGATATTACGGATACAGAATATATTCGAGACGTTGAACCAGGAGAAATGATTGTAGTTGATCATCTGGGTATAAAATCCTATTTTCCATTTTCAGAAAAAAGTCATAGTTTGTGTATTTTTGAATACATATATTTCGCGAGACCCGATTCTTATATATTCGGAGAATCAGTTTATAAAATCCGTAAATCCCTCGGTGTATTATTGGCAAAAGAAAGCCCGGTCGATGCAGATGTAGTTATCCCTGTTCCAGATAGTGCAGTTGTAGCTGCCCAGGGGTATTCAGAAGAATCAGGAATACCCTATAGATCAGGATTAATTCGCTCTCATTATGTAGGCAGAACCTTTATCGAGCCTGATCAAAAAATTCGAGACTTTGGAGCCAAGGTCAAATACAATGTTGTAAAAGAAGTTGTGAATGGAAAGCGAGTCATTGTAGTAGATGACTCAATCATGCGAGGAACAACCAGCCGAAAAATTATTAAAATGATTCGTCAAGCAGGCGCTAAAGAAATCCACTTCAGAGTTTCTGCTCCACCTACGATTTCACCTTGCTACTATGGAATTGATATACCTACCCATAGCGAGTTAATAGCCGCTACTCACACAATCGAAGAAATTCAAAAATACCTGCGGGTTGACAGTATAGCCTATTTGTCCAATGAAATGTTGGATAAATCGGTTGCAACTCACCCAAGCAAAGGATTCTGTAAGGCTTGCTTTACCGGAAAATATCCTATCGAGTTTCAAGCAATCGAAGAAGGCAACCAAAAAAGCCTTTTTCAGGAATATGCTGTAGAGGAAAATTGA